GGCACTTGGCGAACATCAAGCGTGCGGGGGCGTATAGCGGAACCGCCACCTGATACCGCCGCCTGCCACGGGTCGGCGTGGCAGGCCATCGGCTGCAACCCGAGGAGCCGGCTCGTTCGGCTTGCTCCGGCAGCCGCAACCGACGATAGTACCTGCATGCCACGAGTGGTGCACTTTGAGATTCACGCGCAGGATCCGGAGCGCGCGGTACGGTTCTACGCGCGGGTGTTCGGGTGGAGCGCGCAGCGCTGGGGCAGCGAGGAGTACTGGCTGCTCACCACCGGTCCCGCCGAGGAGCGCGGCATCGACGGCGCCATCCTGGCGCGCCGGGGCGACCCGCCGGCGGCCGGCGCACCGGTGAGCAGCTACGTGTGCACG
The Spirochaetaceae bacterium genome window above contains:
- a CDS encoding VOC family protein, with protein sequence MPRVVHFEIHAQDPERAVRFYARVFGWSAQRWGSEEYWLLTTGPAEERGIDGAILARRGDPPAAGAPVSSYVCTVEVDDLDRYVASATDAGGTIAVPKLAVKGVGWLAYCHDPEGNIFGLMQPDPAAA